Proteins encoded by one window of Rhodothermales bacterium:
- a CDS encoding pitrilysin family protein, with the protein MNTPAASGFDKTTLPNGLRIVTEAIPSVRSISVGVWVYTGSRDESEAEAGISHFIEHMVFKGTQRRRMDQIARRLESVGGYLNAFTTKEYTCYYARALDEHLDRAIDVTCDLILRPTFPEKELDKEKDVVIEEIKMYEDVPEDLIFDRYEAVVYKNTPLARPIIGYPDSVRSFTRDQLQHYVDTRYTPARTIISVAGNIDHNRVVQYVRKAFEGVDRTNREYATPSVNGYAPGDLIEPRPIQQAHLVLGRRAFGIMDERRSVMNVLNTILGSGMSSRLNQNIREKYGFCYSIYSFANMQSDTGDFGVYMGTDSKKIPRATKLILREIDRLAQVPISPRLLHQAVSQVKGSLMLGLESMSNRMMRLGKQELYFGRNFSLDEIIASVEAVTAAQVQDLAQTLFAPDTFSTIALTPA; encoded by the coding sequence ATGAACACGCCGGCCGCTTCCGGATTTGATAAAACCACGCTCCCGAACGGACTCCGTATCGTTACGGAAGCCATTCCCTCTGTCCGTTCCATCTCGGTAGGCGTATGGGTCTATACCGGCAGTCGCGATGAAAGCGAGGCGGAAGCCGGCATCTCCCATTTTATCGAACACATGGTGTTCAAAGGGACCCAACGCCGGAGGATGGATCAGATCGCGCGCCGGCTGGAGTCTGTCGGAGGCTATCTGAATGCCTTCACGACCAAGGAATACACCTGTTATTACGCCCGCGCGCTCGACGAACATCTGGACCGTGCGATCGATGTCACCTGCGATCTCATCCTCCGGCCGACCTTCCCCGAAAAGGAGCTCGACAAGGAAAAGGATGTGGTGATCGAGGAGATCAAGATGTATGAGGATGTGCCGGAAGACCTCATCTTTGATCGATACGAGGCCGTCGTTTACAAGAACACCCCTCTCGCGCGCCCGATCATCGGCTACCCGGACAGCGTCCGGTCTTTCACGCGCGACCAGCTTCAACACTACGTCGATACCCGGTACACGCCGGCGCGGACGATCATCTCCGTCGCCGGTAATATCGACCACAACCGCGTCGTCCAGTACGTTCGCAAGGCTTTTGAAGGGGTGGATCGCACGAACCGCGAGTACGCCACGCCGTCGGTCAACGGTTACGCCCCGGGCGATCTCATCGAGCCGCGGCCAATCCAGCAGGCGCATCTCGTCCTGGGCCGGCGCGCGTTTGGTATCATGGACGAACGTCGGAGCGTCATGAATGTGCTCAATACGATCCTGGGCAGTGGGATGTCCAGCCGGCTCAACCAGAATATCCGCGAGAAGTACGGATTCTGTTACTCGATCTACTCGTTCGCCAACATGCAGTCGGACACGGGCGATTTTGGCGTCTATATGGGCACGGATAGCAAGAAAATCCCCCGCGCGACAAAGCTGATCCTTCGGGAGATCGACCGCCTCGCGCAGGTCCCCATTAGCCCGCGCCTGCTCCACCAGGCGGTCAGCCAGGTCAAGGGTTCGCTCATGTTGGGGCTCGAAAGCATGAGCAACCGGATGATGCGATTGGGGAAACAAGAGCTTTATTTTGGCCGCAATTTCTCGCTGGACGAAATCATCGCCTCGGTCGAGGCCGTGACGGCCGCGCAGGTGCAGGACCTCGCCCAGACGCTGTTTGCCCCGGATACGTTCTCCACCATCGCGCTCACGCCGGCATGA
- the scpB gene encoding SMC-Scp complex subunit ScpB produces the protein MARYFGGFRDRLLKKGRSSPFSDRDVDWVKVSGTAIWSPEKRDYTWLDPGNYLTSFLKEGEGLFQDPAPADEVLPVKKKDKPIWDLGALANEPDGEDSYTPPSGLFSSGGIATPQPDNDAELPSIDEYKNELLSALRRRGLRVDVRKISLPEDVEQDLIRFHGGDKSIDSHALRARLQVFKRQVIESFDKFSRVGETYIIPHAPRYPGFKPEETLESAKELPETIEREDSLPWHEDGPIDFASAADTSAPALDSNVLLSNPTELDGMDSDYESFVLKSLDKLEASMGEGSDRTLAESRPERPDATLSADDAGEAERPAGARRIYDPLNGTLDIPRKSSETGPRLRPAPSVDAPMDAPGPPRFSATSYDAAMPRESWIVSPVQSRKANELDRSAASPSEDPSRAPAGQDKPHELARPKKPDVLKAFHTLRTPPAEPPTSRQATPLSSQEGGQIADARQQALSILARLDPPTGDGHAIPTNLATTDQAPNPRPNFPALESIAAAIEGERRPPDTAGPPSSRAQSLSDFLLSLKNEHEEHHVASAKASQGATPEPPQPNQEDERPPVVAKSTTHTEETQFPRPTEEKKRSVALFSKPERRVVPRVETVRIVEPEPRLNAEASHVEEQKADLPPAQANPGKPVSTSVGPMQEPGTEFPAIEAPVVEETMAETSVIEAPVVEETIAEASVIEAPVVVETIAEASVIEAPVVEETIAEASVIEAPVVEEAVVEAPVVEEAVVEAAVIEEPVLEKSVMMSSSSEEPGVEAVVVHQPDVESPIAPEPVIDSPLVGSNAVQKAVGDHPGEEDPASDALLDTSPLRSVSAAFLAAEDEEVRHAEANPGQPAPFEMRVSEVSLSNREASTSEGAATVPTPDVQTPQRQQRRGMEDGSKATDEGGDAETPAPAHVFSEQPAPVSTLEARLLEARPAERDRSETPGPTTHHFMAEHMAIPEDTDQRHAEKLTRSAREALEALEYRESEDERQPPVSQPKAYPVPPSESPVHGGIVSEAPVISEYEAKLDGVVEALAFAADDPIPLARVSRVFSEISGERRPTDAQVAESVERLNTLYSRLNRAFRVKIWAGGIRMATDPGYAEYIRAIYKQDRPKKLSRTLMETLAIVAYSQPTTRPEVDFIRGVDSDYAVRKLLEMGLVDIVGRSEAIGKPLLYGTSERFLEQFGLSELAALPKLKEIEELLDDPSLQRERMHLMALENGLDGVRGEAATSEGEEE, from the coding sequence ATGGCTCGTTACTTTGGCGGATTTAGGGATCGACTTTTAAAGAAGGGACGGTCGTCGCCGTTCTCTGATCGGGATGTGGATTGGGTCAAAGTCTCAGGGACGGCGATCTGGTCGCCCGAAAAGCGAGACTACACGTGGCTGGATCCCGGAAATTACCTTACCTCTTTTCTGAAAGAGGGTGAAGGCCTCTTTCAGGATCCTGCCCCTGCCGACGAAGTCCTCCCCGTCAAAAAGAAAGACAAACCCATATGGGACCTCGGCGCCCTGGCCAACGAGCCCGACGGCGAGGATAGCTATACCCCACCAAGTGGCCTCTTCTCATCGGGAGGTATAGCCACTCCACAGCCGGATAATGATGCTGAGCTGCCGAGTATCGACGAATACAAAAACGAATTACTCTCCGCCCTCCGCCGGCGGGGTCTGCGTGTAGACGTGCGCAAAATATCGCTGCCGGAAGATGTCGAGCAGGATCTCATCCGGTTTCACGGCGGCGACAAAAGTATAGACTCCCACGCACTGCGCGCCCGGCTCCAGGTCTTCAAACGACAGGTTATCGAGTCCTTCGACAAGTTCAGCCGGGTCGGTGAAACGTATATCATTCCGCACGCACCGCGGTATCCCGGTTTCAAGCCGGAAGAGACGCTCGAGTCTGCCAAGGAGTTGCCCGAGACGATTGAACGGGAGGACTCCCTTCCCTGGCATGAAGACGGACCGATCGATTTTGCGTCCGCGGCGGATACGTCCGCGCCGGCGCTGGATTCGAATGTCCTGTTGTCGAATCCCACGGAGCTCGACGGGATGGATAGTGACTACGAGTCGTTCGTCCTAAAGTCCCTGGATAAGCTGGAAGCGTCAATGGGGGAGGGCAGTGATCGGACACTCGCTGAAAGCCGACCGGAACGCCCAGACGCCACGCTGAGCGCGGACGATGCCGGCGAAGCAGAACGCCCAGCGGGCGCACGCCGCATCTACGACCCGTTAAACGGCACGCTCGATATTCCGCGGAAATCCAGCGAGACAGGCCCTCGGCTGCGCCCTGCGCCGAGTGTCGATGCCCCCATGGATGCCCCAGGCCCTCCCCGATTTTCGGCCACCTCGTACGACGCCGCGATGCCGCGTGAGAGCTGGATTGTGTCTCCGGTACAAAGCCGCAAGGCGAATGAACTGGATCGTTCGGCTGCTTCGCCCTCGGAGGACCCCTCCCGCGCGCCGGCTGGACAGGACAAGCCCCATGAACTTGCTCGGCCCAAAAAGCCGGATGTGTTGAAGGCGTTTCATACGCTGCGGACGCCGCCTGCCGAGCCGCCGACTTCCCGGCAAGCCACGCCTCTATCTTCGCAGGAGGGAGGCCAGATCGCTGATGCACGTCAGCAGGCCCTTTCCATCCTCGCGCGCCTCGATCCGCCGACGGGGGACGGCCACGCAATCCCGACGAACCTCGCGACGACCGATCAGGCCCCCAATCCCCGTCCAAATTTCCCGGCGCTGGAGTCGATCGCGGCGGCCATCGAGGGAGAACGCCGCCCGCCCGATACAGCCGGCCCCCCTTCGAGCCGGGCGCAATCACTGTCCGATTTCCTGCTGAGCCTCAAAAATGAGCATGAGGAGCATCATGTCGCTAGCGCCAAGGCGTCGCAAGGAGCGACTCCGGAGCCTCCTCAACCGAACCAGGAAGATGAGCGCCCACCTGTCGTGGCGAAATCGACGACTCACACCGAGGAAACACAATTTCCACGGCCCACCGAAGAAAAAAAGCGCAGCGTGGCGCTCTTTTCAAAACCCGAACGACGTGTCGTTCCGCGGGTAGAAACGGTACGCATCGTTGAGCCTGAACCGCGCTTGAACGCTGAGGCGTCGCACGTTGAAGAGCAGAAGGCCGATTTGCCGCCGGCTCAGGCCAACCCAGGGAAGCCTGTGTCGACATCCGTTGGACCGATGCAGGAGCCGGGAACTGAATTTCCGGCAATTGAAGCGCCGGTTGTCGAGGAAACGATGGCTGAAACGTCCGTGATTGAGGCCCCTGTTGTCGAGGAGACGATTGCTGAAGCATCCGTGATTGAGGCCCCGGTTGTCGTGGAAACGATTGCTGAAGCATCCGTGATTGAGGCCCCTGTTGTGGAGGAGACGATTGCTGAAGCATCCGTGATTGAGGCCCCTGTTGTTGAAGAGGCGGTTGTTGAGGCGCCTGTTGTTGAAGAAGCGGTTGTTGAGGCGGCGGTCATCGAAGAGCCCGTACTTGAAAAGTCGGTTATGATGTCGTCGAGCAGTGAAGAACCAGGTGTCGAAGCCGTCGTGGTTCACCAGCCCGATGTCGAGTCGCCGATAGCTCCCGAACCGGTGATCGATTCACCCCTAGTAGGGTCGAACGCGGTTCAGAAAGCAGTGGGCGATCATCCAGGAGAGGAAGATCCCGCATCCGATGCCCTGCTTGATACCTCGCCCTTGCGTAGCGTTTCGGCTGCCTTCCTTGCGGCAGAGGATGAAGAGGTTCGGCACGCGGAGGCGAATCCTGGTCAGCCGGCGCCATTCGAAATGCGGGTATCCGAGGTATCCTTGTCAAATCGAGAGGCGTCGACGTCAGAAGGGGCTGCGACGGTTCCGACTCCTGACGTGCAAACGCCTCAGAGGCAGCAACGCCGGGGGATGGAGGATGGGAGCAAAGCCACAGATGAAGGGGGCGATGCGGAAACCCCGGCTCCGGCCCATGTGTTTAGCGAGCAGCCCGCGCCAGTATCCACCTTAGAAGCCAGGCTCCTAGAAGCCAGGCCGGCCGAACGTGATCGTTCTGAAACGCCGGGCCCGACAACGCATCATTTCATGGCAGAACACATGGCCATCCCCGAGGATACCGATCAGCGACACGCTGAGAAGCTTACACGCAGCGCCCGCGAAGCGCTCGAAGCGCTTGAGTACCGGGAATCCGAGGATGAGCGCCAGCCGCCCGTCAGCCAGCCGAAGGCGTATCCCGTTCCTCCATCGGAATCACCTGTCCACGGTGGAATCGTCTCGGAGGCACCTGTAATCTCCGAGTATGAGGCGAAGCTGGATGGCGTGGTCGAAGCGCTGGCGTTTGCGGCAGACGACCCGATTCCTCTGGCGCGGGTCTCCCGCGTCTTCAGCGAGATCTCCGGCGAACGCCGGCCCACGGATGCCCAGGTGGCGGAGTCGGTGGAACGGCTCAATACACTCTACAGCCGGCTGAACAGGGCTTTCCGGGTGAAGATCTGGGCCGGCGGGATCCGCATGGCGACGGATCCCGGGTATGCCGAGTATATCCGCGCGATCTACAAACAGGACCGCCCAAAGAAACTGTCGAGGACGTTGATGGAAACGCTGGCGATCGTGGCCTACAGCCAGCCCACGACAAGACCGGAGGTGGACTTCATCCGCGGTGTTGATAGCGACTACGCCGTACGCAAGCTGCTCGAGATGGGACTCGTCGACATCGTCGGCCGGAGCGAGGCTATCGGGAAGCCGTTATTGTATGGAACGTCCGAGCGTTTCCTCGAGCAATTCGGCCTGAGCGAGCTGGCCGCGCTGCCGAAATTAAAAGAGATCGAAGAGTTACTGGACGACCCGTCCCTGCAACGGGAGCGCATGCATTTGATGGCACTCGAGAATGGCCTCGACGGCGTGCGGGGGGAAGCGGCAACGTCGGAAGGAGAGGAGGAATGA
- the pnp gene encoding polyribonucleotide nucleotidyltransferase — protein sequence MSKATIQEIEFAPGRFISLETGRLAKQANGSVVARLGDTMVLATAVLAPKPRENADFFPLTVEYKEKFSAGGKIPGGFIKREGRLNDKETLTSRLVDRTIRPLFAEGYRHEVQIIIYVISADDENDADVLTGVAASATLALAGAPCDGPTAGVRVGLVNGEFIVNPTLQQMAESEINLIIAGKADAIMMVEGEMKEVSEETMLEAFEVGHEAIKKLCQGQKALVDAFGKPEPMTYTPIVTPKPLIDTVSALISEKVRAVLLQPYLKEAFYSSIDELKEFVLSQLLGDNNPETGKPRAEATVEGYTASQIKTAVGDVESSVMREMILAEGRRLDGRGLMEIRNIWAEVGYLPRVHGSSIFTRGETQVLASVTLGTRKDAQAVDQVFDTTDRRFYLHYNFPPFCTGEAKMLRGTSRREIGHGYLAERALSAIMPADADFPYTVRINADVLESNGSSSMASVCSGALAMMDAGVPIKAPVAGVAMGLITDGVRVAVLSDILGTEDHLGDMDFKVTGSRAGITACQMDIKVSGLTKQVLASALEQAREGRLYILDKMAEVLDKPRGEMSPYAPRLTQITIDSEFIGAVIGPGGKIIQGIQRETSTQIEIEERDGVGYVTVSATNQENAEAALRIIKGIVTVPEEGEEYEGTVRDILSFGAIIEIMPGKEGMLHVSEMDHVYVERPEDYVQVGDKIRVKLIEVRDDGKLRLSRKPFLPKPENGVERPERERSSSDRGDRGGDRRGGGGGGDRRGGGGGGDRRGGGGGGDRRGGGGGGRR from the coding sequence ATGTCGAAAGCAACAATTCAAGAGATAGAATTCGCCCCCGGGCGGTTCATCTCTCTGGAAACCGGTCGCCTCGCAAAACAGGCCAACGGTTCCGTCGTCGCCCGCCTGGGTGATACCATGGTTTTGGCTACGGCCGTATTAGCCCCGAAACCCCGTGAGAATGCGGATTTTTTCCCGCTCACGGTAGAGTACAAAGAGAAATTCTCGGCCGGCGGCAAGATCCCGGGCGGGTTCATCAAGCGCGAAGGCCGCTTGAACGATAAAGAGACGCTGACCAGCCGCCTCGTCGACCGGACGATCCGTCCGCTCTTCGCCGAAGGCTACCGCCATGAAGTGCAGATCATCATCTACGTCATTTCGGCGGACGATGAGAACGATGCGGACGTCCTCACGGGCGTGGCGGCATCGGCTACGCTGGCGCTGGCCGGCGCCCCGTGCGACGGGCCGACGGCCGGCGTGCGTGTCGGGCTCGTGAACGGCGAGTTTATCGTCAACCCCACGCTCCAGCAGATGGCGGAGAGCGAAATCAACCTGATCATCGCCGGCAAGGCCGATGCCATCATGATGGTTGAAGGGGAGATGAAGGAGGTTTCTGAAGAGACCATGCTTGAGGCCTTTGAAGTGGGCCACGAAGCGATCAAGAAGCTCTGCCAGGGGCAGAAGGCGCTGGTCGATGCCTTCGGGAAACCGGAGCCGATGACCTACACTCCAATCGTCACGCCCAAGCCGCTCATCGACACCGTCTCCGCTCTGATCAGCGAGAAGGTGCGTGCGGTGCTCTTGCAGCCCTATCTGAAGGAAGCTTTCTACAGCAGCATCGACGAACTCAAGGAATTCGTTCTGAGCCAGCTCCTCGGCGATAACAACCCGGAAACGGGTAAACCGCGTGCCGAGGCTACGGTCGAAGGGTATACAGCAAGCCAGATCAAGACTGCCGTCGGTGATGTCGAGAGCAGCGTGATGCGGGAAATGATTCTCGCCGAAGGTCGCCGGCTCGACGGTCGGGGGCTCATGGAGATCCGCAACATCTGGGCGGAAGTGGGCTACCTGCCCCGCGTCCACGGTTCGTCGATCTTCACCCGCGGCGAAACACAGGTGCTCGCCTCCGTTACCCTCGGCACCCGGAAAGACGCCCAGGCGGTCGACCAGGTGTTCGACACCACGGATCGCCGGTTCTACCTCCACTACAACTTCCCGCCCTTCTGTACGGGTGAGGCCAAGATGCTTCGCGGCACCAGCCGCCGGGAGATCGGCCACGGCTACCTCGCCGAACGCGCCCTGTCGGCCATCATGCCCGCGGATGCGGACTTCCCCTATACTGTCCGCATCAATGCGGACGTGCTGGAGTCCAACGGTTCGTCGTCCATGGCGTCGGTGTGCTCCGGTGCACTAGCCATGATGGACGCCGGCGTCCCGATCAAAGCGCCCGTTGCCGGCGTGGCAATGGGGCTCATCACGGACGGGGTGCGGGTTGCCGTGCTCAGCGATATCCTGGGCACCGAGGACCACCTCGGCGATATGGACTTCAAGGTGACGGGGAGCCGCGCCGGGATCACGGCCTGCCAGATGGACATCAAGGTGTCGGGTCTGACCAAGCAGGTCCTCGCAAGCGCCCTCGAACAGGCCCGCGAAGGCCGGCTATATATCCTCGACAAGATGGCCGAGGTGCTCGACAAGCCGCGCGGCGAAATGTCGCCCTACGCGCCTCGCCTCACGCAGATCACGATCGACTCCGAGTTTATCGGCGCGGTTATCGGGCCCGGTGGCAAGATCATCCAGGGCATCCAGCGCGAGACGAGCACTCAGATCGAGATCGAAGAACGCGATGGCGTTGGTTACGTAACCGTGTCCGCTACCAACCAGGAGAATGCCGAAGCGGCGCTGCGCATCATCAAGGGCATCGTAACCGTCCCTGAAGAGGGTGAGGAATACGAAGGCACCGTGCGCGACATCCTGAGCTTCGGTGCGATCATCGAGATCATGCCGGGGAAAGAAGGCATGTTGCACGTGTCGGAGATGGACCATGTGTACGTGGAACGTCCCGAAGACTATGTGCAGGTAGGCGACAAGATCCGCGTCAAGCTGATCGAAGTCCGCGACGACGGCAAACTCCGTCTGAGCCGTAAACCGTTCCTCCCGAAACCGGAGAATGGCGTCGAACGGCCCGAGCGGGAGCGCAGTAGTAGCGACCGCGGAGATCGTGGTGGCGATCGGCGCGGCGGAGGAGGCGGTGGTGATCGTCGTGGTGGCGGTGGCGGTGGCGATCGTCGCGGCGGCGGCGGTGGTGGCGATCGTCGCGGCGGTGGTGGCGGTGGACGTCGCTAG
- a CDS encoding GDP-mannose 4,6-dehydratase produces the protein MKVLVTGGAGFIGSHVADALLDEGHEVHVLDNLINGYREQVPPGVSLHVLDIGDPAVCDLFAEHRFDALVHLAAQIDVRRSVAEPAFDARVNVLGLLNLLEAGRAAGLRRVVFSSSGGALYGEPVRVPQDETHPERPQSPYGVSKLVSERYLAYYADVHGLTTVSLRYANVYGPRQTPEGDAGVISVFIERLLAVRPVTIFGDGLQTRDYVYVGDVVRANRLALRQPASGTFNIGTGIETSVLELYHVLSDALGVDPGFALAPARTGEVARSVLDAGLAGHTLGWRPEISLTDGLTHTIAWFKSRAGGSP, from the coding sequence ATGAAGGTGCTCGTGACCGGAGGCGCCGGCTTTATCGGCTCCCATGTCGCGGATGCGTTGCTGGATGAAGGGCACGAGGTACATGTGCTCGACAACCTGATCAATGGCTACCGAGAGCAGGTTCCCCCCGGTGTGTCACTGCACGTCCTGGACATCGGCGACCCTGCCGTGTGCGACCTCTTTGCCGAGCATCGCTTCGACGCTCTGGTACACCTTGCCGCCCAGATCGACGTCCGACGCTCTGTCGCCGAGCCGGCGTTTGATGCCCGCGTAAATGTGTTGGGGCTGCTGAATCTGCTGGAAGCCGGTCGTGCCGCCGGACTCCGGCGCGTCGTCTTTTCCTCTTCCGGAGGGGCGTTATATGGCGAGCCCGTGCGTGTTCCTCAGGACGAAACCCATCCGGAGCGCCCCCAATCGCCTTACGGCGTATCCAAGCTTGTGTCCGAGCGGTATCTTGCCTATTACGCGGATGTCCACGGCTTGACTACTGTCTCCCTCCGTTACGCCAACGTGTATGGCCCTCGCCAGACACCCGAAGGCGACGCGGGTGTGATCTCGGTGTTTATCGAGCGGCTGCTCGCCGTTCGTCCCGTCACGATTTTTGGGGATGGCCTCCAGACGCGCGATTATGTGTATGTGGGCGATGTCGTTCGCGCCAATCGGTTGGCCCTGCGGCAGCCTGCGAGCGGCACGTTTAACATTGGGACCGGTATCGAGACCAGCGTCCTGGAATTGTACCACGTCCTCTCCGATGCACTTGGCGTCGACCCCGGCTTTGCCCTGGCGCCGGCGCGCACGGGAGAGGTCGCCCGCAGCGTGCTCGATGCCGGCCTGGCCGGCCACACGTTGGGTTGGCGGCCGGAAATAAGCCTGACGGATGGATTGACACACACCATCGCCTGGTTTAAATCTCGCGCCGGCGGTTCGCCGTGA
- the rpsO gene encoding 30S ribosomal protein S15, producing MLTKELKSGLIQQFGKAANDTGTPEVQIAIFSKRITELTEHLKLHPKDHATRRSLIKLVGKRRRLLNYLVAKDIERYRKIIEDLGIRK from the coding sequence ATGCTCACGAAGGAACTGAAGTCCGGACTCATCCAACAGTTCGGTAAAGCGGCGAACGACACCGGCACTCCGGAAGTTCAGATCGCGATCTTCTCAAAGCGTATCACCGAATTGACGGAGCACCTGAAGCTCCACCCGAAGGACCACGCTACCCGCCGTTCGTTGATCAAACTGGTAGGCAAGCGCCGCCGGCTGTTGAACTACCTCGTCGCCAAGGACATCGAACGGTATCGTAAGATCATCGAGGACCTCGGTATTCGTAAGTAA
- a CDS encoding segregation/condensation protein A, translating into MYRVQLQEFEGPLDLLLFFIQRDELDIHDIPISRITDEFLSYVRVLEQIDLDSVGDFIYMSAQLINIKARMLLPSAEVDEEGEPVDPRSELVKRLLTYMQYKEAAQSLNDNYEIRGEHFTRSFSEQEKEQIIGVQGVELEVSVFSLISALQRVLSEVPDTPVHAVHRNQYSLDSQREFVLERLAFEDRLSFVHLIASRPKHFIIVTFLVILEMAQQGQVSLLITPDGNDFYLERTLSYGGATPPPADPTVQPANE; encoded by the coding sequence ATGTATCGCGTTCAACTGCAGGAATTCGAAGGACCCCTGGACCTTCTGCTGTTTTTTATTCAGCGGGATGAACTCGATATCCACGATATCCCCATTTCGCGGATAACGGACGAGTTTCTCTCGTACGTGCGTGTGCTCGAGCAGATCGACCTCGATAGCGTGGGCGACTTCATCTATATGTCCGCCCAGTTGATCAACATCAAGGCGCGCATGCTGCTGCCGTCGGCCGAAGTGGATGAAGAGGGCGAACCGGTCGATCCACGCAGCGAACTGGTGAAGCGACTCCTTACGTACATGCAGTACAAGGAGGCGGCACAGTCTTTGAACGACAATTATGAGATACGCGGCGAGCACTTCACGCGTTCGTTCTCCGAGCAGGAGAAGGAGCAGATTATTGGAGTGCAGGGTGTCGAGCTCGAGGTGTCGGTCTTTAGTCTGATCAGCGCCTTACAGCGAGTGCTCAGCGAGGTGCCGGATACGCCCGTTCACGCGGTACATCGTAACCAGTACTCGCTGGATTCTCAGCGCGAGTTTGTGCTGGAGCGGTTGGCCTTTGAGGACAGGCTCTCGTTTGTTCACCTCATCGCCAGTCGGCCGAAGCATTTTATCATCGTCACCTTCCTCGTGATCCTTGAGATGGCGCAGCAGGGACAGGTTTCGCTTCTCATCACCCCCGACGGGAACGATTTCTACCTGGAACGCACCCTCTCCTACGGGGGCGCGACACCCCCGCCAGCGGATCCGACTGTACAGCCGGCAAACGAGTGA